One genomic segment of Ricinus communis isolate WT05 ecotype wild-type chromosome 5, ASM1957865v1, whole genome shotgun sequence includes these proteins:
- the LOC8279858 gene encoding protein YABBY 4 produces MSSSSTLSLDHLPTSEQLCYVHCNICDTVLAVSVPCTSLFKTVTVRCGHCTNLLPVNMRGLILPSANQFHLGHSFFSPHHNILDEIPNPSPNFLINQTNVNDFSIPTRGMTDELPRPPVINRPPEKRQRVPSAYNRFIKDEIQRIKAGNPDISHREAFSAAAKNWAHFPHIHFGLMPDQTVKKTNVRQEGEDVMMKDGFFASANVGVTTPY; encoded by the exons ATGTCCTCCTCTTCTACACTCTCTTTGGACCACCTTCCTACCTCCGAGCAGCTCTGTTATGTCCATTGCAACATCTGCGACACTGTTCTCGCG GTTAGTGTTCCTTGCACAAGTTTATTCAAGACTGTTACTGTTCGATGCGGTCACTGCACCAATCTCCTCCCTGTCAACATGCGTGGTTTGATTTTGCCATCTGCTAATCAGTTTCATTTGGGACACAGTTTTTTCTCTCCTCATCACAATATTTTG GATGAGATCCCAAACCCATCTCCAAACTTCTTGATCAATCAAACTAATGTCAATGATTTTAGCATTCCAACTCGAGGAATGACTGATGAGCTTCCAAGGCCACCAGTTATCAACAGAC CTCCGGAGAAGAGACAGAGAGTCCCCTCAGCGTACAATCGCTTCATCAA GGACGAGATCCAACGCATCAAGGCTGGAAATCCTGATATAAGCCACAGAGAAGCCTTTAGTGCAGCTGCTAAGAAT TGGGCCCACTTTCCCCACATTCACTTTGGTCTCATGCCAGATCAGACTGTCAAGAAGACTAACGTGCGCCAG GAAGGAGAAGATGTTATGATGAAGGATGGGTTCTTTGCTTCAGCTAATGTTGGTGTCACCACTCCATACTAA